A portion of the Cryptomeria japonica chromosome 5, Sugi_1.0, whole genome shotgun sequence genome contains these proteins:
- the LOC131043940 gene encoding L-gulonolactone oxidase 2-like — MTIRFFIVFILFFTPVLCTDTENGACPPAPSLQCKSHECEILNYQGIWEDRSICNAASVALPTSESQLFHAVAHAVQNNQKIRVVSRHAHSLSKLVCVESQGLIISTQNYDSIIEVNKKAMTITVQAGTIMRDVIEAAAKHGLALPTMTYINGVSAAGVISTGAHGSGLKGKGSAVYEYVVGMKIIVPASPSEGYAKIITLTEADEDLKAAKLGLGTLGAISEITFALEPMFKRSVSVSVKDDYDLENEAERFLRAHTFGDIYWLPSHRKAVFFASDRVSVDVAGDGINSLVGTPTRVADIESSAYQFDAIQAKADVDAICNLVGNGTIQGAANGFGFLNDGKRFTGYPVVGFNHRMQTAGKCEQVPKQIDKSCTPTQILDKNETTCTWDRRVHSSLFFDVELRVPLFRLREAIVDVKKIRDLNPQRMCDQNIIGMRSIKKSQAYLGPSRDQVTMELITHRPREAGTPKWNEDVYQEIEQMVIEKYGGGLHWGKSGGHLFGGLAKRTVNLEGFLKVKERFDPKGVFSNDWTDGLLGIGGKGVEELRDGCALDKMCKCREDRHCAPNKGFLCKPGRVWEYARVCRNIKFN, encoded by the exons ATGACGATTCGCTTTTTTATTGTGTTCATCCTGTTTTTCACCCCAGTTTTGTGCACAGACACAGAAAATGGAGCGTGCCCACCTGCTCCATCCCTGCAATGCAAAAGCCATGAATGTGAAATCTTGAATTACCAGGGCATATGGGAGGACCGATCCATTTGCAACGCAGCCAGTGTGGCATTGCCCACTTCAGAATCCCAACTCTTCCATGCTGTTGCCCACGCTGTTCAAAACAATCAGAAGATCAGAGTCGTGAGCAGACATGCTCACAGCCTCTCAAAGCTCGTCTGTGTGGAGAGCCAAGGACTCATCATTTCCACCCAAAATTATGACTCCATCATTGAAGTGAACAAAAAGGCCATGACAATCACTGTGCAAGCCGGAACAATCATGAGAGATGTGATTGAAGCAGCTGCAAAGCATGGCCTCGCTCTTCCCACCATGACTTACATCAATGGAGTTTCTGCAGCCGGAGTTATTTCCACCGGAGCCCATGGCAGTGGCCTCAAAGGGAAAGGCAGTGCAGTTTATGAGTACGTGGTGGGAATGAAAATTATAGTGCCTGCGTCTCCTTCCGAGGGCTATGCAAAGATCATAACTTTGACAGAAGCAGACGAAGATCTCAAGGCTGCAAAATTGGGTCTTGGAACGCTGGGAGCGATTTCAGAGATCACATTCGCTTTGGAGCCCATGTTTAAAAGATCGGTTTCCGTCTCAGTGAAAGATGATTACGATCTGGAAAATGAAGCAGAACGTTTCCTCAGAGCTCACACATTTGGTGATATATATTGGCTTCCTTCACACCGGAAGGCCGTTTTTTTTGCCAGCGATCGCGTTTCTGTTGATGTTGCAGGAGACGGCATTAACTCATTAGTTGGTACTCCCACCAGAGTCGCTGACATTGAATCAAGTGCTTATCAAT TTGATGCAATCCAGGCAAAAGCAGACGTGGATGCAATTTGCAACCTTGTGGGAAATGGAACAATTCAAGGTGCAGCAAATGGCTTCGGGTTTTTGAATGATGGGAAACGCTTCACAGGTTACCCAGTGGTAGGTTTCAATCATCGCATGCAGACAGCTGGTAAATGTGAGCAAGTCCCTAAACAAATTGATAAGAGCTGTACTCCCACCCAAATTTTAGATAAGAATGAGACCACATGTACATGGGACCGCCGCGTGCATTCCTCTTTGTTCTTTGATGTGGAACTTAGAGTGCCTCTGTTTCGACTCCGAGAAGCCATTGTGGATGTAAAGAAAATAAGAGATTTGAATCCCCAAAGGATGTGTGACCAAAATATAATAGGTATGAGGTCTATTAAGAAGTCCCAGGCGTACCTTGGACCTTCTAGGGATCAGGTCACGATGGAGCTCATAACTCATCGACCAAGGGAAGCTGGTACGCCTAAGTGGAATGAAGATGTGTATCAAGAGATTGAACAGATGGTGATTGAGAAGTATGGAGGGGGTTTGCACTGGGGAAAGTCTGGAGGTCACTTATTTGGAGGGTTGGCAAAACGGACGGTGAACTTGGAAGGATTTTTGAAAGTGAAGGAGAGGTTTGATCCGAAGGGAGTGTTTTCTAATGATTGGACAGATGGTTTGCTTGGAATTGGAGGGAAAGGTGTGGAGGAGTTGAGAGATGGATGTGCACTGGACAAGATGTGTAAATGTAGAGAAGATAGACATTGTGCTCCAAACAAAGGGTTTCTCTGCAAGCCAGGGAGAGTGTGGGAGTATGCTCGTGTTTGTAGGAACATCAAGTTCAACTGA